A genome region from Oncorhynchus masou masou isolate Uvic2021 chromosome 14, UVic_Omas_1.1, whole genome shotgun sequence includes the following:
- the LOC135553886 gene encoding keratin-associated protein 4-1-like, producing the protein MDGPACCKIMDGPACCKIMDGPACGKIMDGPACCKIMDGPACCKIMDGPACCKIMDGPACCKIMDGPACCKIMDGPACGKIMDGPACCKIMDGPACCKIMDGPACGKIMDGPACCKIMDGPACGKIMDGPACCKIMDGPACCEDMDCPACGIKGHQTYSCCGKDMDCSACGKDMDCPACCKDMDCPACCKDMDCPACCKDMDCPACGIKEHQTSTCCCKDMDCPACGIQGHKPPET; encoded by the coding sequence ATGGATGGTCCAGCCTGTTGTAAGATCATGGATGGTCCAGCCTGTGGTAAGATCATGGATGGTCCAGCCTGTTGTAAGATCATGGATGGTCCAGCCTGTTGTAAGATCATGGATGGTCCAGCCTGTTGTAAGATCATGGATGGTCCAGCCTGTTGTAAGATCATGGATGGTCCAGCCTGTTGTAAGATCATGGATGGTCCAGCCTGTGGTAAGATCATGGATGGTCCAGCCTGTTGTAAGATCATGGATGGTCCAGCCTGTTGTAAGATCATGGATGGTCCAGCCTGTGGTAAGATCATGGATGGTCCAGCCTGTTGTAAGATCATGGATGGTCCAGCCTGTGGTAAGATCATGGATGGTCCAGCCTGTTGTAAGATCATGGATGGTCCAGCCTGTTGTGAGGACATGGACTGTCCAGCCTGTGGTATAAAGGGACATCAGACTTATTCCTGCTGTGGTAAGGACATGGACTGTTCAGCCTGTGGTAAGGACATGGACTGTCCAGCCTGTTGTAAGGACATGGACTGTCCAGCCTGTTGTAAGGACATGGACTGTCCAGCCTGTTGTAAGGACATGGACTGTCCAGCCTGTGGTATAAAGGAACATCAGACTTCTACCTGCTGTTGTAAGGACATGGACTGTCCAGCCTGTGGTATACAGGGACACAAGCCTCCAGAAACATAA